In Streptomyces sp. NBC_00335, a single genomic region encodes these proteins:
- a CDS encoding pyridoxal-phosphate dependent enzyme has product MNQAVHRGIISTIGSTPLVELSRLLDGFPSRVFMKMERHNPGGSIEDRTALSLVREVIRREGRVPDGSLAVEICTPELAVSLAQVCRYYGIDFLALLEGGAPDPFPALLTAYGARHEAVAPGTAPERMAEIIATVSPAFRLSTSAAPVWPQEDSDTMREIAEALEDRVDLVLCDLAYPRTLGGCAEFARIQGLDTAVVGVSRGPAPVPTGPLAIPFGVDDVVWVDQKEAALMRERLLSTEGLLADSTAGAAAAALVQLAHRIPAGSNCVIVAPAGGDRCPENFEHKEATPC; this is encoded by the coding sequence GTGAACCAGGCCGTACACCGAGGAATCATCTCCACCATCGGGAGCACCCCGCTCGTGGAGCTGAGCCGCCTCCTCGACGGATTCCCGTCCCGCGTCTTCATGAAGATGGAGCGCCACAACCCCGGCGGAAGCATCGAGGACCGCACGGCGCTCTCCCTGGTCCGGGAGGTGATCCGGCGCGAGGGGCGCGTCCCGGACGGCTCGCTCGCCGTCGAGATCTGCACCCCCGAACTCGCCGTCTCCCTCGCGCAGGTGTGCCGCTACTACGGCATCGACTTCCTCGCCCTGCTGGAGGGCGGAGCACCGGACCCCTTCCCGGCGCTCCTCACCGCCTACGGGGCGCGCCACGAGGCGGTCGCCCCCGGAACCGCCCCCGAGCGGATGGCGGAGATCATCGCCACCGTCTCCCCGGCGTTCCGCCTCAGCACCAGCGCCGCCCCCGTGTGGCCGCAGGAGGACAGCGACACCATGCGGGAGATCGCCGAGGCCCTGGAAGACCGGGTCGACCTGGTCCTGTGCGACCTCGCCTACCCCCGCACCCTCGGCGGCTGCGCCGAGTTCGCCAGGATCCAGGGCCTGGACACCGCCGTCGTCGGGGTCAGCCGCGGGCCCGCCCCGGTGCCCACCGGCCCGCTGGCGATCCCCTTCGGCGTCGACGACGTGGTGTGGGTCGACCAGAAGGAAGCGGCCCTCATGCGGGAACGGCTGCTGAGCACCGAGGGGCTGCTCGCCGACTCCACGGCGGGCGCGGCCGCCGCGGCCCTCGTCCAGCTCGCCCACCGGATTCCGGCCGGATCGAACTGCGTCATCGTCGCTCCGGCCGGCGGGGACCGCTGCCCGGAGAACTTCGAGCATAAGGAAGCGACACCATGCTGA
- the sbnB gene encoding 2,3-diaminopropionate biosynthesis protein SbnB yields MLILRHADVRQILDGQERLVADVVEKTYKAHDEGRTALPHSIFLRFPDAPRDRIIGLPAFVGGDEPATGMKWISSFPGNLEQGLERASAAIILNEAGTGRPAALVEGSVISAKRTAASAAVAARLLTAEPDTHGAALIGCGVINLEVLRFLRSELPGLRRVTVHDQDPARAELFARRAAELTGLGVTVADTAGEALAAHRLVSLATTAAAPHLDLAPLATGSTVLHVSLRDIKVEDILAAQNVTDDTDHVSREQTSIHLAEQATGNRDFVDAEIGRILRDPASFRRDPARTLVYSPFGLGALDIALAARVHAEAAAKGLGVEVEGFLPGETRPS; encoded by the coding sequence ATGCTGATTCTGCGTCATGCCGACGTCCGGCAGATACTGGACGGGCAGGAACGCCTCGTCGCCGACGTCGTGGAAAAGACGTACAAGGCCCATGACGAAGGCCGTACCGCACTGCCGCACTCGATATTCCTGCGCTTTCCGGACGCCCCGCGCGACCGCATCATCGGTCTTCCCGCGTTCGTCGGAGGAGACGAGCCCGCGACCGGGATGAAATGGATATCCTCCTTTCCCGGAAACCTCGAACAGGGTCTGGAACGCGCCAGCGCGGCGATCATCCTCAACGAGGCGGGAACCGGCCGCCCGGCCGCCCTGGTCGAGGGCTCGGTGATCTCCGCCAAGCGGACCGCCGCCAGTGCGGCCGTCGCCGCGCGGCTGCTCACCGCCGAGCCGGACACCCACGGCGCCGCACTCATCGGCTGTGGTGTCATCAACCTGGAAGTGCTGCGCTTCCTGCGCTCGGAGCTGCCGGGGCTGCGCCGGGTCACCGTCCACGACCAGGATCCGGCCCGCGCCGAGCTCTTCGCCCGCCGCGCCGCCGAGCTCACCGGCCTCGGCGTGACGGTCGCGGACACGGCCGGCGAGGCCCTCGCGGCCCACCGCCTGGTCTCCCTCGCCACGACCGCCGCCGCGCCCCACCTCGACCTCGCCCCGCTCGCCACCGGGTCCACCGTCCTGCACGTCTCCCTGCGCGACATCAAGGTCGAGGACATCCTCGCGGCGCAGAACGTCACCGACGACACCGACCACGTCAGCCGCGAGCAGACCTCGATCCACCTCGCCGAACAGGCCACCGGAAACCGGGACTTCGTCGACGCCGAGATCGGCCGGATCCTGCGCGACCCCGCCTCCTTCCGCCGCGACCCCGCCCGCACCCTCGTCTACTCCCCCTTCGGACTCGGCGCCCTCGACATCGCCCTGGCCGCCCGCGTCCACGCCGAAGCCGCCGCCAAGGGGCTGGGCGTGGAGGTGGAGGGCTTCCTGCCCGGGGAGACCCGCCCCTCATGA
- the sbnA gene encoding 2,3-diaminopropionate biosynthesis protein SbnA produces the protein MKPGRRALAQGLRETIGGTPLVALDRLLPDFRSRIYAKMERFNPGGSIKDRTALRLLADKVATGELEPARSVVVESSSGNLGVGLAQLCRSFGLRFICVVDARTTARNIDLLRAYQAEVEVVTEPDPQTGEFLPARLRRVRELTEQLPGAYWPNQYSNPLNPIAHHRTMEEIDRALGGRVDYLFSAVSTFGTLRGCAEYIRAHDLDTTVVGVDAAGSAIFGNPPGPRLLPGHGAAIRPPLADLTLADEVVHVPDLEAVAACRRLVRREAVLAGASSGAVVAALEQLADRIPAGSQCVLVFPDGGDRYLDTVYSDAWVTQHFGAVSHLWEPPLTTSV, from the coding sequence ATGAAGCCTGGACGCCGCGCCCTCGCCCAAGGGCTGCGCGAGACCATCGGCGGCACCCCGCTGGTGGCACTGGACCGGCTCCTGCCCGACTTCCGGTCCCGGATCTACGCGAAGATGGAACGCTTCAACCCCGGCGGCAGCATCAAGGACCGCACCGCCCTGCGCCTGCTCGCGGACAAGGTCGCCACCGGCGAACTCGAACCCGCCCGGTCCGTGGTCGTCGAGTCCAGCTCCGGCAACCTCGGCGTGGGACTGGCCCAGCTGTGCCGCAGCTTCGGCCTGCGCTTCATCTGCGTCGTCGACGCCCGTACCACCGCACGCAACATCGACCTGCTGCGCGCCTACCAGGCCGAGGTGGAGGTCGTCACCGAACCCGACCCGCAGACCGGCGAGTTCCTGCCCGCCCGGCTGCGCCGGGTCCGGGAACTGACCGAGCAGCTGCCGGGCGCCTACTGGCCCAACCAGTACAGCAACCCGCTCAACCCGATCGCGCACCACCGCACGATGGAGGAGATCGACCGTGCCCTCGGCGGCCGCGTCGACTACCTCTTCTCGGCCGTCAGCACCTTCGGAACCCTGCGGGGCTGCGCCGAGTACATCCGCGCGCACGACCTGGACACCACCGTCGTGGGCGTGGACGCCGCCGGCAGCGCCATCTTCGGCAACCCGCCGGGCCCCCGGCTGCTGCCCGGCCACGGCGCGGCCATCCGGCCGCCGCTCGCCGACCTGACCCTGGCCGACGAGGTGGTCCACGTACCCGACCTCGAAGCCGTCGCGGCCTGCCGCCGGCTGGTGCGCCGCGAGGCCGTCCTCGCGGGGGCCTCCTCCGGAGCCGTCGTCGCGGCCCTGGAGCAGCTCGCCGACCGGATCCCGGCGGGCTCCCAGTGCGTGCTCGTCTTCCCCGACGGCGGAGACCGCTACCTCGACACCGTCTACTCCGACGCCTGGGTCACCCAGCACTTCGGAGCCGTCTCCCACCTCTGGGAACCCCCCCTCACCACCTCCGTATGA
- a CDS encoding MbtH family protein, protein MSEQQSAPAAFRVVHNDEEQFSVWWADRDLPAGWHAEGTEGSREECLAHIDEIWTDMRPASLRRRMAEQAAG, encoded by the coding sequence ATGTCCGAACAGCAGTCCGCCCCCGCCGCCTTCCGCGTCGTCCACAACGACGAGGAGCAGTTCTCCGTCTGGTGGGCCGACCGTGACCTCCCGGCCGGCTGGCACGCCGAGGGCACCGAAGGCAGCCGCGAGGAGTGCCTCGCGCACATCGACGAGATCTGGACCGACATGCGTCCGGCCAGCCTGCGCCGCCGCATGGCGGAGCAGGCCGCCGGCTGA
- a CDS encoding non-ribosomal peptide synthetase, with protein sequence MFEPRTGYSPDEIPLTHHLVARQASRTPGAVAVVDGRRSIGYAELDRSANQLARHLRALGAGPEVPVAVCLPRGHELVTALLAVWKAGAAYVPLDPEQPPARLAWLVKDTGAAVAITSADAADAVLAAGARPVVPAELGETLAVLPDHAPETGPDPANAAYVLYTSGSTGRPKGVVVPHAGIANRIDWAVRSLALTPADRVLQKTAPTFDAHCWEIFAPLTCGASVVIAPAGAERDPAAMVRAVGDSAATVLQVVPSVLRMLVEESGWERCASLRAVTCAGEPLHAELAQRLRQLSAAELWNTYGPTECSVDVAAHRFDPEQTSGLVPIGRPIDGIRLLVTDPAGAPVGVGTPGELHIGGTGVARGYAGRPGLTGDRFVPDPYAKDGSRLYRTGDRVRWRADGVLEFLGRLDDQVKINGVRIEPGEIEAQLAAHPAVAGAVVTAYALPDGAKRLAAYVRLRDGETLPDLRGFLQERLPATHVPGVFVELDSFPLTTSGKVDRRALPAPGTTADTRSTRHRSPATAAERLVAGVWQDILKIDSVGLDDDFFRLGGTSLQLTRLASRLRAVSGREIQLRGLFVQTTLAGQAALLGPADEPGPRPVPRGTPLPLSYGQRGMWFLDRIAPQGPDWVSWVQLDVPAEAGPDTVQQVVDALTARHEALRTRYVETDGEPLQIIDPAVRIEVRTATAAPGETGALLAADRAHGFDLEHGPLLRALLVRAEDGSQVLGLAMHHITTDGWSSGILEREFALLTEAALRGTHPLGSVLPALPVQYADYAAWQRGRLTEAVLAPVLAHWRAQLDGAPELALPTDRPRPAVRDGKGAAALFDVPADVVAGLTALGKRHGATPFMTLLTAYAAVLARHSGQWDLSVGTPVAGRGLPELEGVVGFFLGSLVLRCRLDGSRTFAEALDAVAGTAKDAFAQPELPFERLVEELVPDRDLGRTPLYQVAFDLHGGEFNGRVEDERARADLRDAWRIAHTDLTLMMRPGPDGSFFGAFEYATSLFDAATAERLAGHFTRVLAAVAADPELRLDALELAGPQERAETTARSSAPALPAGPAVPELVAAQAVRTPGATAVRGDGFTLTYAELDARANRIAHHLRSLGVRPDSAVGVLLDRGPDLHAALLGVWRAGAAYVPLDPAFPAGRVEAMLDAAGARTVLTRDGYAERFAAGARTVVDLADPDGRIAAAPAGAPAVPADQDRLAYVIFTSGSTGTPKGVGVPHRGLAHHLAWATATLAGAGDGGSAVFSSVAFDLVVPNLWAPLTCGQSVHLLPANLDLSELGKRLADGGPYSFLKLTPGHLEILGHQLDDEQAAALAPVVVVAGEALQGSLADHWARLLGPGGLVNEYGPTETSVGTCVHPLTAPVADGVVPIGSPLPGMVMRVLDTNLREVPLGATGELHVGGTGVARGYVGRPGATADRFVPDPGGPAGARLYRTGDLVRRLPGGAVDFLGRGDDQVKIRGHRIELGEIRAVLAGHPLLRDAVVVTHRTASGELALAGYTVAAGERAPTEEELQAYCARRLPDYMIPPVLLPVPAVPLNANGKLDRAALPAPVAAPAAGPDAPLSPAEQRISEIWQDILGREVTAHDHFFRSGGNSILAIRLIAELHDEFDIHLPVRTVFEQPTVAGQAQAVEDAIRAEIDELSDELSDEEQHA encoded by the coding sequence ATGTTCGAACCGCGGACGGGATACTCGCCCGACGAGATCCCCCTCACCCACCACCTCGTCGCCCGTCAGGCGTCCAGGACACCGGGAGCGGTCGCCGTCGTCGACGGCCGACGCAGCATCGGCTATGCGGAACTCGACCGCTCGGCCAACCAGCTCGCCCGCCACCTGCGCGCCCTGGGCGCCGGCCCCGAGGTGCCCGTCGCCGTCTGCCTCCCGCGCGGCCACGAGCTCGTCACCGCCCTGCTCGCGGTTTGGAAGGCCGGGGCCGCCTACGTACCCCTCGACCCGGAGCAGCCCCCGGCGCGCCTGGCCTGGCTGGTCAAGGACACCGGCGCGGCCGTGGCCATCACCTCGGCGGACGCGGCCGACGCCGTCCTCGCCGCCGGCGCCCGCCCGGTCGTCCCCGCCGAACTCGGCGAGACGCTCGCCGTCCTGCCCGACCACGCGCCCGAGACCGGCCCGGACCCGGCCAACGCCGCCTACGTCCTCTACACCTCCGGCTCGACCGGCCGCCCCAAGGGCGTGGTCGTACCCCACGCCGGCATCGCCAACCGCATCGACTGGGCGGTGCGCAGCCTCGCCCTCACCCCCGCCGACCGCGTCCTGCAGAAGACCGCCCCGACCTTCGACGCGCACTGCTGGGAGATCTTCGCCCCCCTGACCTGCGGCGCCTCCGTGGTCATCGCCCCCGCGGGCGCCGAGCGCGACCCGGCGGCCATGGTCCGCGCCGTCGGCGACAGCGCGGCGACCGTCCTGCAGGTCGTCCCCTCCGTCCTGCGGATGCTGGTCGAGGAGAGCGGCTGGGAGCGCTGCGCCTCCCTGCGGGCCGTCACCTGCGCAGGCGAGCCGCTGCACGCCGAACTCGCCCAGCGGCTCCGGCAGCTGTCCGCCGCCGAGCTGTGGAACACCTACGGCCCCACCGAGTGCTCCGTCGACGTCGCCGCCCACCGCTTCGACCCGGAACAGACCTCCGGCCTGGTCCCCATCGGCCGCCCCATCGACGGCATCCGGCTGCTCGTCACCGACCCGGCCGGCGCCCCCGTGGGCGTGGGCACCCCCGGCGAGCTGCACATCGGCGGCACCGGCGTCGCCCGCGGCTACGCCGGACGGCCCGGCCTGACCGGCGACCGGTTCGTGCCCGACCCCTACGCCAAGGACGGCTCCCGCCTCTACCGCACCGGCGACCGGGTGCGCTGGCGGGCCGACGGCGTCCTGGAGTTCCTCGGCCGCCTCGACGACCAGGTCAAGATCAACGGCGTCCGCATCGAACCGGGCGAGATCGAGGCCCAGCTCGCCGCCCACCCGGCCGTCGCCGGCGCCGTGGTCACCGCCTACGCCCTGCCCGACGGCGCGAAGCGACTCGCCGCATACGTCCGCCTGCGCGACGGCGAGACCCTCCCGGACCTGCGCGGCTTCCTCCAGGAGCGGCTGCCCGCGACCCACGTTCCCGGGGTGTTCGTCGAGCTCGACTCCTTCCCCCTCACCACCAGTGGCAAGGTCGACCGGCGCGCGCTGCCCGCCCCCGGCACCACCGCCGACACCCGCTCCACCCGCCACCGTTCGCCCGCCACCGCCGCCGAACGGCTCGTCGCCGGCGTCTGGCAGGACATCCTCAAGATCGATTCGGTGGGCCTGGACGACGACTTCTTCCGGCTCGGCGGCACCTCCCTCCAGCTCACCCGCCTCGCCTCCCGGCTGCGCGCCGTCTCCGGCCGCGAGATCCAGCTGCGCGGACTGTTCGTGCAGACCACCCTCGCCGGACAGGCCGCCCTGCTCGGCCCCGCGGACGAGCCCGGCCCGCGCCCCGTCCCGCGCGGAACGCCGCTGCCGCTCTCCTACGGCCAGCGCGGCATGTGGTTCCTGGACCGGATCGCCCCCCAGGGCCCCGACTGGGTCTCCTGGGTGCAGCTCGACGTACCCGCCGAGGCCGGCCCGGACACCGTCCAGCAGGTCGTCGACGCCCTGACCGCCCGCCACGAGGCGCTGCGGACCCGCTACGTCGAGACCGACGGCGAACCCCTGCAGATCATCGACCCGGCCGTCCGCATCGAGGTCCGCACCGCCACCGCCGCCCCCGGCGAGACCGGCGCCCTGCTCGCCGCCGACCGCGCCCACGGCTTCGACCTGGAACACGGCCCGCTGCTGCGCGCCCTCCTCGTCCGCGCCGAGGACGGCAGCCAGGTCCTCGGCCTGGCCATGCACCACATCACCACCGACGGCTGGTCCAGCGGCATCCTGGAGCGCGAGTTCGCCCTGCTGACCGAGGCCGCGCTGCGCGGTACCCACCCGCTCGGCTCCGTCCTGCCCGCCCTCCCCGTCCAGTACGCCGACTACGCGGCCTGGCAGCGCGGCCGCCTCACCGAGGCCGTCCTCGCCCCGGTCCTGGCGCACTGGCGCGCACAGCTGGACGGAGCACCCGAGCTGGCCCTGCCCACCGACCGGCCCCGCCCCGCGGTCCGCGACGGCAAGGGCGCCGCCGCCCTCTTCGACGTCCCCGCCGACGTCGTCGCCGGGCTCACCGCCCTGGGCAAGCGCCACGGCGCCACCCCGTTCATGACCCTGCTGACCGCGTACGCGGCCGTACTGGCCCGTCACAGCGGCCAGTGGGACCTGTCCGTCGGCACCCCGGTGGCCGGCCGCGGCCTGCCCGAACTCGAAGGCGTCGTCGGCTTCTTCCTCGGCAGCCTCGTGCTCCGCTGCCGCCTCGACGGCTCCCGGACCTTCGCCGAGGCCCTGGACGCCGTCGCCGGCACCGCCAAGGACGCCTTCGCCCAGCCCGAGCTGCCCTTCGAACGCCTCGTCGAGGAGCTCGTACCCGACCGCGACCTCGGCCGGACCCCGCTCTACCAGGTCGCCTTCGACCTGCACGGCGGCGAGTTCAACGGCCGCGTCGAGGACGAGCGGGCCCGCGCCGACCTGCGGGACGCCTGGCGGATCGCCCACACCGACCTCACCCTGATGATGCGCCCGGGCCCCGACGGCTCCTTCTTCGGCGCCTTCGAGTACGCCACCTCCCTCTTCGACGCCGCCACCGCCGAACGCCTGGCCGGACACTTCACCCGGGTGCTCGCCGCCGTGGCCGCCGACCCCGAGCTGCGCCTGGACGCACTGGAGCTCGCCGGCCCCCAGGAGAGGGCCGAGACCACCGCCCGCAGCAGCGCCCCCGCCCTGCCCGCCGGCCCGGCCGTGCCCGAGCTGGTCGCCGCCCAGGCCGTCCGGACCCCCGGCGCGACCGCCGTGCGCGGCGACGGCTTCACCCTCACCTACGCCGAACTGGACGCCCGGGCCAACCGGATCGCCCACCACCTGCGCTCCCTGGGCGTCCGCCCCGACTCGGCCGTCGGGGTCCTGCTCGACCGCGGACCCGACCTGCACGCCGCGCTGCTGGGCGTCTGGCGGGCGGGAGCCGCGTACGTCCCGCTCGACCCGGCGTTCCCCGCCGGGCGCGTCGAGGCCATGCTCGACGCCGCGGGCGCCCGTACGGTCCTGACCCGCGACGGGTACGCCGAACGCTTCGCGGCCGGCGCCCGCACCGTCGTCGACCTCGCCGACCCCGACGGCCGCATCGCCGCGGCCCCCGCCGGGGCCCCCGCCGTCCCGGCCGACCAGGACCGGCTGGCGTACGTCATCTTCACCTCCGGCTCGACCGGCACCCCCAAGGGCGTCGGCGTCCCGCACCGGGGCCTGGCCCACCACCTCGCCTGGGCCACCGCCACGCTCGCCGGGGCCGGTGACGGCGGCAGCGCCGTCTTCTCCTCCGTCGCCTTCGACCTGGTCGTACCCAACCTGTGGGCCCCGCTGACCTGCGGGCAGAGCGTGCACCTGCTGCCCGCCAACCTCGACCTGTCCGAACTGGGCAAACGCCTCGCCGACGGCGGCCCGTACAGCTTCCTCAAGCTGACCCCCGGTCACCTGGAGATCCTCGGCCACCAGCTCGACGACGAGCAGGCCGCCGCCCTCGCCCCGGTCGTCGTCGTCGCCGGCGAGGCCCTCCAGGGCTCCCTCGCGGACCACTGGGCGCGGCTGCTGGGCCCCGGCGGACTCGTCAACGAGTACGGGCCGACCGAGACCTCCGTCGGCACCTGCGTCCACCCGCTGACCGCCCCGGTCGCCGACGGCGTCGTCCCGATCGGCTCCCCGCTGCCCGGCATGGTGATGCGCGTCCTCGACACGAACCTGCGCGAGGTCCCGCTCGGCGCCACCGGCGAACTGCACGTGGGCGGCACCGGCGTGGCCCGCGGCTACGTCGGCCGCCCCGGCGCCACCGCCGACCGCTTCGTGCCCGACCCGGGCGGACCCGCCGGCGCACGCCTCTACCGCACCGGCGACCTGGTGCGGCGGCTGCCCGGCGGCGCCGTCGACTTCCTCGGACGCGGCGACGACCAGGTCAAGATCCGCGGTCACCGCATCGAGCTCGGCGAGATCCGCGCCGTACTCGCCGGACACCCCCTGCTGCGCGACGCGGTCGTCGTCACCCACCGCACGGCCTCCGGCGAACTCGCCCTCGCCGGCTACACGGTCGCCGCGGGAGAACGGGCACCGACCGAGGAGGAGCTCCAGGCGTACTGCGCCCGCCGGCTCCCGGACTACATGATCCCGCCGGTCCTGCTCCCCGTCCCGGCCGTCCCGCTGAACGCGAACGGCAAGCTCGACAGGGCCGCCCTGCCCGCCCCGGTCGCCGCCCCCGCGGCCGGCCCGGACGCCCCGCTGAGCCCCGCCGAGCAGCGCATCAGCGAGATCTGGCAGGACATCCTGGGCCGCGAGGTCACCGCGCACGACCACTTCTTCCGCAGCGGCGGCAACTCCATCCTCGCCATCCGCCTCATCGCCGAACTCCACGACGAGTTCGACATCCACCTGCCCGTCCGCACGGTCTTCGAGCAGCCGACCGTCGCGGGCCAGGCCCAGGCGGTCGAGGACGCCATACGCGCCGAGATCGACGAGCTTTCCGACGAGCTTTCCGACGAGGAGCAGCACGCATGA